One window from the genome of Lysobacter helvus encodes:
- a CDS encoding arylsulfatase encodes MHVATKTKQPNILVMWGDDIGQSNLSCYTKGMMGYRTPNIDRIAREGMIFTDAYAEQSCTAGRASFLTGQCGLRTGLTKVGLPGAELGLKADDITVAEALKPMGYRTGQFGKNHLGDRDEHLPTMHGFDEFFGNLYHLNAEEEPEEVDYPSEKNYPEFKKKYGPRGVLHCWADGKGGQKIENTGPLTKKRMETIDDDFMAAAKTFIQAAHDAGEPFFVWFNTSHMHAWTHVKPESRGQSGQWQSEYHDVMIDHDKCIGAMLDLLDELGIADNTFVQYSTDNGPHMNTWPDAGTTPFRNEKNSSWEGAYRVPLMVRYPGKIAAGSESNEIVSHLDWFPTIVAMAGDADIKDKLKKGLKIGSKTFKVHLDGYNLLPYLTGKVKKSPRPGFIYFTDEGDVAAVRYDNWKMLFMEQRVTGTLKIWQEPFVVLRTPYIFNMRMDPYERAQITSNTFYDWMFRHIYLLVPAQSIVGEFLATFKEFPPRQKAASFSLDQVIEKMTQASSGGA; translated from the coding sequence ATGCACGTGGCCACCAAGACGAAGCAGCCGAACATCCTCGTGATGTGGGGCGACGATATCGGTCAGTCGAACCTGAGTTGCTACACGAAGGGGATGATGGGGTACCGCACCCCCAACATCGACCGCATCGCCAGGGAAGGCATGATCTTCACCGATGCGTACGCCGAGCAGAGCTGCACGGCCGGTCGCGCGTCTTTTCTCACGGGCCAATGCGGCCTGCGCACCGGCCTGACGAAGGTGGGGTTGCCGGGGGCGGAGCTGGGGCTCAAGGCCGACGACATCACCGTCGCCGAAGCACTCAAGCCGATGGGCTATCGCACCGGCCAGTTCGGCAAGAACCACTTGGGGGATCGCGACGAACACCTGCCGACCATGCACGGGTTCGACGAATTCTTCGGAAACCTCTACCACTTGAACGCAGAGGAAGAGCCCGAGGAAGTCGACTATCCGAGCGAAAAGAACTACCCCGAATTCAAGAAGAAGTACGGACCGCGCGGCGTGCTGCATTGCTGGGCCGACGGCAAGGGCGGGCAGAAGATCGAGAACACCGGCCCGCTCACGAAGAAGCGGATGGAAACGATCGACGACGACTTCATGGCCGCGGCCAAGACGTTCATCCAGGCCGCGCACGACGCGGGCGAGCCGTTCTTCGTGTGGTTCAACACGTCGCACATGCACGCTTGGACGCACGTGAAGCCGGAGAGCCGCGGGCAGTCCGGCCAATGGCAGTCCGAGTACCACGACGTGATGATCGACCACGACAAGTGCATCGGCGCGATGCTCGATTTGCTCGACGAGCTCGGCATCGCGGACAACACGTTCGTGCAGTACAGCACCGACAACGGGCCGCACATGAACACGTGGCCGGATGCCGGCACCACGCCCTTCCGCAACGAGAAGAACTCGAGCTGGGAAGGCGCGTATCGCGTCCCGCTGATGGTGCGTTATCCCGGCAAGATCGCGGCCGGCAGCGAATCCAATGAAATCGTCAGCCACCTGGATTGGTTCCCCACCATCGTGGCGATGGCGGGCGACGCCGACATCAAGGACAAGCTCAAGAAGGGCCTGAAGATCGGCAGCAAGACCTTCAAGGTGCACCTGGATGGCTACAACCTGCTGCCGTACCTGACGGGCAAGGTAAAGAAGAGCCCGCGCCCCGGTTTCATCTATTTCACGGACGAAGGCGACGTCGCCGCGGTGCGCTACGACAACTGGAAGATGCTCTTCATGGAACAGCGGGTCACCGGCACGCTGAAGATCTGGCAGGAGCCGTTCGTGGTGCTGCGCACGCCGTACATCTTCAACATGCGGATGGATCCGTACGAACGCGCGCAGATCACGTCGAACACGTTCTACGACTGGATGTTCCGGCACATCTACCTGCTGGTGCCGGCGCAGTCGATCGTCGGGGAGTTCCTGGCGACGTTCAAGGAGTTCCCGCCGCGGCAGAAGGCGGCCAGCTTCAGCCTCGACCAGGTGATCGAGAAGATGACGCAGGCCTCGTCCGGCGGGGCGTGA
- a CDS encoding autotransporter-associated beta strand repeat-containing protein, with protein sequence MNRVFQVVWSDEVGAWVVVSELASRKRRGGSARKATTPTLQRWLLASALCLGPFASAQAQSIFWDGTDSTANADGGNGTWQNGTTNWDTAATAGANIGWNNAIPNDAVFGGAAGTVTIAAGGVTARNLTFNTTVYTITGGVLTLGGTTPTISTATTSNITSVIAGTAGMAKSGTGTLQLNAANTYTGVTQVQQGTLALNNAQALGLAGTAAANLVVSPNAGINFLSTTYANNLTANGGTIFLGGNGTWSGTPTLTANTTVSIAGITQTGAWSNTGANVLSATVTGGTIFSGANTYTGATQVTSGALALNNASALSPNSNLQFNGTASGAWSAVAGLTSSTSNFARAPGTGANQVQWLGSGGFASVNAGTQVVNLGGAGAALTWGVTPNFVATGNQLMLGTGNSTLGGGTLDFQNALVLPTAGTNYDLAVYNGIVGGTNARAKISGVVSGAGNLRIGGSVSGATSGLLELSAANTYTGSLVLQGAGNYANVLLNNANAASAAGGINIAGPANATGDTLALTATSGDFTRALGTGANQVQWTGNGGFSAAGSNRFVNLGGAGATVTWGAGNFVPTGSWLNLAATNAGDAEIDVRNPINLNGAVRTINIGAGGTARLSGVLSSGGGVLYQGGGQVTVSGANTYTGVTTITGDTVVVASIGNGGVAGNLGAASNAAGNLVFNSGALTYTGAGESSDRSFTLGTSNATLSANGTGAWSLNGATAAAGAHTLTLRGTSSAALSNQLTGVVTNTGGGVLGITKLDTNTWRLANGASTYTGVTAFNAGVLEVTSLQNGGIASSIGSSTNAAANLLAGGGTLRYIGTGGSTNRAIQLNNTSGLESSGTGAVAFTSTAAMAPTGASGSGSATWTLGGTNTGANVFSAALADFSGANNENRNATGLTKSSLGTWTINAAAPAYTGNTTLGGGLLVAGSAGAITGGFGVTSTAGSHPTYVVSTPMSSLLMFNGGVLGLTAASGDFSRGLTTVAKSFSDNGTVGVALRGDDVFVHGVRWTGAGGFAAFGGNRSVNLGGAGAGVTWNTGGFVPGGQSLLFGHATSDSTVAFLNPIAFAGALRAVDVADGSAAIDAELRGTLSGAGASGLQKLGTGTLALTANNTYAGATQIDAGTLQVGMNGATGTLGNGAVTVAGGATLAFARNNAYSVTQPITGAGTLAQVGVGTTTLSAATNAVGSVAVTGGTLDVDGGLRGDTLLMGNATLDVDGTFQSNAGTTALLSNVAGTNSTLRVGSTGTLRTSGSLGDGNDTVLSSGTLDVGAGGLDLGDGADVATLSGVISGAGNMTFGNGNDALTLGDVDLSGYTGVFDGGPQTGADTLHLANSGALTLTPGRAINFETLLKDNTGVATLQGANTFASTQVNGGTLAVQGALTTQTLGLGDGTVLDVQGSVGASGGLATAITGSAGANTIVVAAGSTLHATGDLGDGADTLDLAGTLNVDAGVFSLGAGDDIFRTYDTTAVNGNIDAGAGNDLLDVTVDTGFVVPFGGLAGFESLGKSGAGTMQVNGPASFNTVQVNGGLLAVTSGGSIAARDTTVAAGATLDVAGAYNGTAGNDTFRVSGTVSGTGPIALGAGDDVLTLSDGSVLTDSIDGGPHAVGDRIVLDANAAMAFDGAHTTNFEFLDKQGAGAATLTNNLAFTGGTRVLGGALVVDGTLATPSLSLADDTTLQVNGSVSPTTITGSSGTNTILVGAGATLAASGDLGDGDDVFDLAGTLNTGAGTFALGAGDDVFRTHDTTQVIGNLDAGAGNDMLDVDVSTGNLVPFGGVAGFESLGKSGAGTMQIAGPATFDSVAVNGGVLDIAGTASLQMQDLVVASGATLHAGGNITGTAGDDTATIAGIVSGSGAFNLGAGNDTLTIQDGADFSGLTTAVDGGTGSNTLVTDIATSATLGGVARFQSLSKTNVGTLHVDGPAMSDFTDVDVLGGTLAIGPAGQIVGTPGGALATHVGAGATLHVDGAYGCSDGDDAMDVAGTVEGAGTIDLCAGEDTLTLHDGAALHAIVSGGSHGSGDTVVLDSATALAFDAGDTINFERLRKDGAGVATLSGTGAFDNGTVVQGGTLDIDGALDTPTMALGDGTTLRVDGLLSDGDVTPALLTGTGRNQVFVGAGGQAFVSGDLGDGDDLLDVAGRLDTGGGTLSLGDGDDLFVVEDASVVTGLVDGGAGADTLQTDIATSATLGSAENFDALLKTGAGQLDIDGAVPSAFAVVNVQGGTLHVAAPAALVDVAQLTIAQGTTLRVDGQVAGTAGADVMDVGGHVEGDGLVDLGAGDDRLLLHDSADTQALAQAIDGGDGTDTIEAQVAAGTDVLGPTVHFESLVKHGDGELRLSSDEGFDDTQILGGTLAVDAGSTLVSHHTLLATNDTLRIDGTFLGTAGDDTFDSAGTVLGALAFGDGNDAVTFRGGNLGGITALDGGAGDDVLAFDAMDVDGAALAPMTAFERVSLQSGSVLSLAQALPLSGGVLAIDATSMLRGLPGAQVDGDVDNAGIVRVEGGRLAIAGDYTGSGDALLQLVVSPGNGTAGGLDVSGDVHGTTRIAFDSDGTSVTQPTTIKVIDSPHDVAGEGTFTTARTGGGFVRLPGSVLNWGFAQDAADGDWYLRTEAFGEEDLGLLPEVPGYAVLPATTLLAARSAGQLAFGHMGATREDRCGHDKDKQPAQGTLQFDDCHGAWAAVSADEVELGANPGAAFSGDSLSLFMGADIFGHESANDDFRGGVFIGLQRGDYWTTGENSSPIPAVAGANVRTETHAFGAYGSYDPNGGWHVDATAIGQLNEGTVHAPDGFSQDVVGESVGLHVRTGRAFTTASGWRFDPQLTLGAIGLHWRDLVDASDKVLVIADDVVGTARAEMRVERGFDTTGGTHWQPWVVAGLEDTFGENADALSVMAQGGSARQFPNHASGLAATLDLGVEVRTSAKLSWFGSVAWGHALQGTDMDRGQATLGARVQW encoded by the coding sequence TGTGCCTCGGCCCGTTCGCGAGTGCGCAGGCGCAAAGCATCTTCTGGGACGGCACCGATTCCACCGCGAATGCGGACGGCGGTAACGGCACGTGGCAAAACGGCACGACTAATTGGGACACCGCGGCCACCGCCGGCGCGAACATCGGCTGGAACAACGCGATCCCGAATGACGCCGTGTTCGGCGGCGCGGCGGGCACGGTCACGATCGCGGCGGGCGGCGTCACGGCACGCAACCTCACGTTCAACACCACGGTCTACACGATCACCGGCGGCGTGCTGACGCTGGGCGGCACGACGCCCACGATCAGCACCGCCACCACGTCGAACATCACGTCCGTCATCGCCGGCACGGCCGGCATGGCGAAAAGCGGCACGGGCACCTTGCAGCTCAACGCCGCGAACACGTACACCGGCGTGACGCAGGTGCAGCAGGGCACGCTGGCGTTGAACAACGCGCAGGCGCTCGGCCTGGCAGGCACCGCCGCGGCCAACCTCGTCGTGTCGCCGAACGCGGGCATCAACTTCCTTTCGACGACCTACGCCAACAACCTGACGGCCAACGGCGGCACGATCTTCCTCGGCGGCAACGGCACGTGGAGCGGCACGCCGACGCTGACCGCGAACACCACGGTGTCCATCGCCGGCATCACGCAGACCGGCGCATGGTCGAACACGGGCGCCAACGTCCTGTCCGCGACCGTCACCGGCGGCACCATTTTCAGCGGCGCGAACACGTATACCGGCGCGACGCAGGTGACCAGCGGCGCGCTCGCGCTCAACAACGCCAGCGCGCTTTCGCCCAACAGCAACCTGCAGTTCAACGGCACGGCATCGGGCGCGTGGAGCGCGGTCGCGGGTCTCACGTCGTCGACGTCGAACTTCGCGCGCGCGCCCGGCACCGGCGCCAACCAGGTGCAGTGGCTCGGCAGCGGCGGCTTTGCCTCGGTCAACGCGGGCACGCAGGTCGTGAACCTCGGCGGGGCCGGTGCCGCGTTGACCTGGGGCGTGACGCCGAATTTCGTCGCCACCGGCAACCAGTTGATGCTGGGCACCGGCAACAGCACGCTCGGCGGCGGCACGCTGGATTTCCAGAACGCGCTCGTCCTGCCGACGGCGGGGACCAACTACGACCTCGCGGTCTACAACGGCATCGTCGGCGGCACGAACGCGCGCGCGAAGATCTCCGGCGTGGTCTCCGGCGCCGGCAACCTCCGCATCGGCGGCAGCGTGAGCGGTGCGACGAGCGGATTGCTCGAGTTGTCCGCGGCGAATACGTACACCGGCAGCCTGGTGCTGCAGGGCGCCGGCAACTACGCGAACGTGCTGCTCAACAACGCCAACGCCGCATCGGCCGCGGGTGGCATCAACATCGCAGGGCCCGCGAACGCCACGGGCGACACGCTTGCGCTCACCGCCACGAGCGGCGACTTCACGCGCGCCCTCGGTACCGGCGCCAACCAGGTGCAATGGACGGGCAACGGGGGCTTCTCCGCCGCGGGCAGCAATCGCTTCGTCAACCTCGGCGGCGCGGGCGCGACCGTGACGTGGGGCGCGGGCAACTTCGTGCCGACCGGCAGCTGGTTGAACCTCGCCGCCACCAATGCAGGCGATGCCGAGATCGATGTCCGCAATCCGATCAACCTCAACGGCGCCGTGCGCACGATCAACATCGGCGCGGGCGGCACCGCGCGCCTGAGCGGCGTGCTGAGCAGCGGCGGCGGCGTGCTCTACCAGGGCGGCGGACAAGTGACGGTCTCCGGCGCCAACACGTACACCGGCGTCACCACGATCACGGGCGACACGGTCGTGGTCGCAAGCATCGGCAACGGTGGCGTCGCCGGCAACCTGGGTGCGGCGAGCAACGCGGCGGGCAACCTCGTCTTCAACTCCGGCGCACTGACCTACACCGGCGCGGGTGAATCCAGCGACCGCAGCTTCACGCTGGGCACGTCGAACGCCACGTTGTCCGCCAACGGCACCGGTGCGTGGTCGCTCAACGGCGCGACGGCCGCCGCCGGCGCGCACACGCTCACCTTGCGCGGCACGAGCAGCGCCGCGTTGTCGAACCAGCTCACCGGCGTCGTCACGAATACCGGCGGCGGCGTGCTGGGCATCACCAAGCTCGACACCAACACCTGGCGCCTGGCCAACGGCGCCAGCACGTACACGGGCGTCACCGCGTTCAACGCCGGCGTGCTGGAAGTGACGAGCCTGCAGAACGGTGGCATCGCATCGAGCATCGGCAGCAGCACCAATGCGGCGGCCAACCTGCTCGCGGGCGGGGGCACGCTTCGTTACATCGGCACCGGCGGCAGCACCAACCGCGCGATCCAGTTGAACAACACGTCCGGCCTGGAATCCAGCGGCACCGGCGCGGTCGCGTTCACCTCGACCGCCGCGATGGCGCCGACCGGTGCATCGGGCAGCGGCAGCGCGACGTGGACGCTGGGTGGTACGAACACCGGCGCGAACGTGTTCTCCGCCGCGCTCGCGGATTTCTCCGGCGCCAACAACGAGAACCGCAACGCGACCGGCCTGACGAAGTCGAGTCTCGGCACGTGGACCATCAACGCGGCGGCGCCTGCATACACCGGCAACACGACGCTCGGCGGCGGCCTGCTCGTCGCCGGCAGCGCCGGTGCGATCACCGGCGGGTTCGGCGTGACGTCCACGGCCGGTTCGCACCCGACGTATGTCGTGTCGACGCCGATGAGCAGCCTGCTGATGTTCAACGGCGGCGTGCTCGGCCTCACCGCGGCGAGCGGCGACTTCAGTCGCGGGCTCACCACGGTCGCGAAATCCTTCAGCGACAACGGCACGGTCGGCGTCGCGCTGCGCGGCGACGATGTATTCGTGCACGGCGTGCGCTGGACGGGCGCGGGCGGTTTCGCAGCGTTCGGCGGCAATCGCAGCGTGAACCTGGGCGGCGCCGGCGCGGGCGTGACGTGGAATACCGGGGGCTTCGTCCCCGGCGGGCAGAGCCTGCTGTTCGGCCACGCGACGTCGGACAGCACCGTGGCGTTCCTCAATCCGATCGCGTTCGCGGGGGCGTTGCGCGCGGTCGATGTGGCGGATGGCAGCGCGGCGATCGATGCGGAACTGCGCGGCACGCTGTCCGGCGCAGGCGCGAGCGGCTTGCAGAAACTCGGCACCGGCACGCTCGCGTTGACGGCCAACAACACCTACGCAGGCGCGACGCAGATCGATGCGGGCACGTTGCAAGTCGGCATGAATGGCGCGACGGGCACGCTCGGCAACGGCGCCGTCACCGTTGCGGGCGGCGCCACGCTCGCTTTCGCGCGCAACAACGCTTACAGCGTGACGCAGCCGATCACCGGTGCGGGCACGCTGGCGCAGGTCGGGGTGGGCACGACGACGCTGTCGGCGGCGACGAACGCCGTCGGCAGCGTTGCCGTGACGGGCGGGACGCTCGACGTGGATGGCGGCCTGCGCGGCGACACGTTGCTGATGGGCAACGCGACGCTCGACGTGGATGGCACGTTCCAGTCGAATGCAGGAACCACCGCGCTGTTGTCGAACGTGGCCGGCACGAACAGCACGTTGCGCGTCGGCAGCACCGGCACGTTGCGCACCAGCGGATCGCTCGGCGACGGCAACGACACCGTGCTGTCGTCTGGCACGCTCGACGTGGGCGCGGGTGGCCTGGATCTCGGCGACGGCGCGGACGTCGCGACGCTGTCCGGCGTCATCAGCGGCGCCGGCAACATGACCTTCGGCAACGGCAACGATGCGCTGACGCTCGGCGACGTGGACCTGTCGGGTTACACCGGCGTGTTCGATGGCGGACCGCAGACCGGCGCCGACACGCTGCACCTGGCGAACAGCGGCGCCCTAACGCTCACGCCCGGGCGCGCGATCAATTTCGAAACGCTGCTGAAGGACAACACCGGCGTCGCCACGTTGCAGGGCGCCAACACGTTCGCGTCCACGCAGGTCAACGGCGGCACGCTCGCCGTGCAGGGCGCGCTGACGACGCAGACGCTTGGCCTGGGCGACGGCACGGTGCTCGATGTGCAGGGCAGCGTGGGCGCAAGCGGTGGCCTGGCGACGGCGATCACCGGCAGCGCGGGGGCCAACACGATCGTCGTCGCCGCCGGTTCGACGCTGCACGCCACCGGCGACCTCGGCGATGGCGCGGACACGCTGGACCTGGCGGGCACGCTCAATGTCGATGCCGGCGTGTTCTCGCTCGGCGCGGGCGACGACATCTTCCGCACGTACGACACCACGGCGGTCAACGGCAACATCGACGCGGGCGCGGGCAACGATCTGCTCGACGTGACGGTGGACACCGGGTTCGTCGTGCCGTTCGGTGGTCTCGCCGGTTTCGAATCGCTGGGCAAATCCGGGGCCGGCACGATGCAGGTGAACGGGCCTGCGAGCTTCAACACCGTGCAGGTCAACGGCGGCCTGCTCGCCGTCACCTCGGGCGGCAGCATCGCCGCGCGCGACACGACCGTCGCCGCAGGCGCGACGCTCGACGTCGCGGGCGCGTACAACGGCACGGCCGGCAACGATACGTTCCGCGTTTCAGGCACGGTCAGCGGCACCGGCCCCATCGCGCTCGGCGCAGGCGACGACGTGCTCACGCTCTCCGATGGCTCCGTCCTCACCGACTCGATCGATGGCGGCCCGCACGCCGTCGGCGACCGGATCGTGCTCGACGCGAATGCCGCGATGGCGTTCGATGGCGCGCATACCACGAACTTCGAATTCCTCGACAAGCAGGGCGCCGGCGCGGCGACGCTCACGAACAACCTCGCCTTCACCGGCGGCACGCGCGTCCTCGGCGGCGCGCTGGTCGTCGACGGCACGCTCGCGACGCCGTCGCTGTCGCTGGCGGACGACACGACGTTGCAGGTGAATGGCAGCGTGTCGCCCACCACGATCACCGGCTCGTCGGGCACGAACACGATCCTCGTCGGTGCGGGCGCAACCCTGGCTGCGTCGGGCGATCTCGGCGACGGCGACGATGTCTTCGACCTCGCAGGCACGTTGAACACCGGCGCCGGCACGTTTGCGCTGGGCGCGGGCGACGACGTGTTCCGCACGCACGACACGACGCAAGTGATCGGCAACCTCGACGCGGGCGCCGGCAACGACATGCTCGATGTGGATGTGTCGACGGGCAACCTCGTGCCGTTCGGCGGCGTCGCCGGCTTCGAGTCGCTCGGGAAATCCGGCGCAGGCACCATGCAGATCGCCGGCCCGGCCACGTTCGACTCCGTCGCGGTCAACGGCGGCGTGCTCGATATCGCCGGCACCGCCAGCCTGCAGATGCAGGATCTCGTCGTCGCCAGCGGCGCCACCTTGCATGCGGGCGGCAACATCACCGGCACCGCGGGCGACGACACGGCCACGATCGCCGGCATCGTCTCCGGCAGCGGCGCGTTCAACCTTGGCGCGGGCAACGACACGCTGACGATCCAGGATGGCGCGGACTTCAGCGGCTTGACGACCGCCGTCGATGGTGGGACGGGCAGCAACACGCTCGTCACCGACATCGCCACCAGCGCGACGCTCGGTGGCGTGGCGCGCTTCCAGTCGCTGTCGAAGACCAACGTCGGCACGCTGCACGTCGATGGACCGGCGATGTCGGATTTCACCGACGTCGATGTCCTCGGCGGCACGCTCGCGATCGGGCCGGCCGGGCAGATCGTCGGCACGCCCGGTGGTGCGCTCGCGACGCATGTCGGGGCGGGCGCCACGCTCCATGTCGATGGCGCGTACGGGTGCAGCGATGGCGACGATGCGATGGACGTCGCGGGCACCGTCGAAGGCGCGGGCACGATCGACCTCTGTGCCGGCGAGGACACGCTGACGCTGCACGACGGCGCCGCATTGCACGCGATCGTCAGCGGTGGATCGCACGGCAGCGGGGATACCGTGGTGCTGGACTCGGCGACGGCGCTCGCCTTCGATGCCGGCGACACCATCAACTTCGAACGCCTGCGCAAGGACGGCGCAGGCGTGGCGACGCTCAGCGGGACCGGCGCGTTCGACAACGGCACCGTCGTGCAGGGCGGCACGCTGGACATCGACGGCGCGCTCGATACACCGACGATGGCGCTCGGCGACGGCACGACGCTGCGCGTGGACGGCCTGCTCTCCGACGGCGACGTCACGCCCGCGCTGTTGACGGGCACGGGGCGCAACCAGGTGTTCGTCGGCGCCGGTGGACAGGCGTTCGTCAGCGGCGACCTCGGCGATGGCGACGACCTGCTCGACGTCGCCGGCCGCCTCGATACCGGCGGCGGCACGTTGTCGCTGGGCGATGGCGACGACCTGTTCGTCGTCGAAGATGCCTCGGTCGTCACGGGCCTCGTCGATGGCGGCGCGGGCGCCGATACGTTGCAGACGGACATCGCGACGAGCGCAACGCTCGGCAGTGCGGAAAACTTCGACGCTTTGCTGAAAACCGGCGCCGGCCAGCTCGACATCGATGGCGCCGTGCCGTCCGCGTTCGCCGTCGTGAACGTGCAGGGCGGCACACTGCATGTCGCTGCACCGGCCGCATTGGTGGACGTTGCGCAGCTCACGATCGCGCAAGGCACGACGCTGCGCGTGGATGGGCAGGTCGCCGGCACCGCGGGTGCCGACGTCATGGATGTCGGCGGGCACGTGGAAGGCGACGGCCTGGTCGACCTCGGCGCCGGTGACGATCGCCTGCTGCTGCACGACAGCGCCGACACGCAAGCACTGGCGCAGGCGATCGACGGCGGCGATGGCACCGACACGATCGAAGCGCAGGTCGCCGCGGGCACCGATGTGCTGGGCCCCACGGTGCACTTCGAGTCGCTGGTGAAACACGGCGATGGCGAACTGCGCCTGTCCAGCGACGAAGGCTTCGACGACACGCAGATCCTCGGCGGCACGCTCGCCGTGGACGCAGGCAGCACGCTCGTCAGCCACCACACGCTGCTGGCGACAAACGACACGCTGCGCATCGACGGCACGTTCCTCGGGACTGCGGGCGACGACACCTTCGATTCCGCAGGCACCGTGCTCGGCGCGCTGGCGTTCGGCGACGGCAACGATGCGGTGACGTTCCGCGGCGGCAATCTCGGCGGCATCACCGCGCTCGACGGCGGCGCGGGCGACGACGTCCTGGCCTTCGACGCGATGGACGTCGACGGCGCCGCGCTCGCGCCGATGACGGCGTTCGAGCGCGTCTCGCTGCAATCCGGTTCCGTCCTCTCGCTGGCGCAAGCGCTGCCGCTGTCGGGCGGCGTGCTCGCGATCGATGCAACGTCGATGCTGCGCGGCCTGCCCGGCGCGCAGGTCGACGGCGACGTGGACAACGCGGGCATCGTGCGCGTCGAAGGCGGACGACTCGCCATCGCCGGCGACTACACCGGCAGCGGCGATGCGTTGCTGCAACTCGTCGTGTCGCCCGGCAACGGCACCGCGGGCGGCCTGGATGTCAGCGGCGACGTGCACGGCACGACGCGCATCGCCTTCGACAGCGACGGCACCAGCGTCACGCAGCCCACCACGATCAAGGTGATCGACAGTCCGCACGACGTGGCGGGCGAGGGCACGTTCACCACCGCGCGCACCGGGGGCGGATTCGTGCGCCTGCCGGGCAGCGTGTTGAACTGGGGCTTCGCGCAGGACGCGGCGGATGGCGACTGGTACCTGCGCACGGAAGCGTTCGGGGAAGAAGACCTCGGCCTGCTGCCGGAAGTGCCGGGCTATGCGGTGCTGCCTGCGACGACGTTGCTCGCCGCGCGCAGCGCAGGACAACTCGCGTTCGGGCACATGGGAGCGACGCGCGAGGATCGTTGCGGCCACGACAAGGACAAGCAGCCGGCGCAGGGGACCCTGCAGTTCGACGACTGCCACGGTGCATGGGCCGCGGTGTCCGCCGACGAAGTGGAACTGGGCGCGAATCCCGGCGCGGCCTTCAGCGGCGACAGCCTGTCCCTGTTCATGGGCGCCGACATCTTCGGGCACGAATCGGCGAACGACGATTTCCGCGGTGGCGTGTTCATCGGCCTGCAACGCGGCGACTACTGGACGACCGGCGAGAACTCTTCACCGATCCCCGCCGTCGCCGGCGCGAACGTGCGCACCGAAACGCACGCCTTCGGTGCCTATGGGTCGTACGACCCCAACGGCGGCTGGCATGTCGATGCCACCGCGATCGGCCAGCTCAACGAAGGCACGGTGCACGCGCCCGATGGGTTCTCGCAGGATGTCGTCGGCGAGAGCGTCGGCCTGCACGTGCGCACGGGACGCGCCTTCACGACGGCGTCGGGCTGGCGCTTCGATCCGCAACTGACGCTGGGCGCGATCGGGCTGCACTGGCGCGACCTGGTGGATGCAAGCGACAAGGTCCTGGTGATCGCCGACGACGTCGTCGGCACCGCGCGCGCCGAAATGCGCGTCGAGCGCGGCTTCGACACCACCGGCGGCACGCACTGGCAGCCGTGGGTGGTCGCAGGGCTGGAAGACACCTTCGGCGAGAATGCCGATGCGTTGTCGGTGATGGCGCAGGGCGGTTCGGCCCGCCAGTTCCCGAACCACGCAAGCGGCCTTGCGGCCACGCTCGACCTCGGCGTGGAAGTGCGCACGAGCGCGAAGCTCTCGTGGTTCGGCAGCGTCGCGTGGGGCCACGCCTTGCAAGGCACCGACATGGATCGCGGCCAGGCAACGCTCGGGGCGCGCGTGCAATGGTGA